The Mycolicibacterium doricum genome includes a region encoding these proteins:
- a CDS encoding HPP family protein, with amino-acid sequence MSASNTASAASSPDGVAPASKRKPWWVSAAPPRPPVKTIAIALFAAAVGLLVLAALTVGTGIPWLIPPMAASMALVVGAPKLPLSQPRNVIGGQMVSAAVGAVVGLMGHSLWLGALAGALALAAMLLCRVPHSPAAATAVIGTMSATVPGWEFVLLAGAAALVLVLAGVLGNRFNGARDYPIYVW; translated from the coding sequence ATGTCCGCCTCGAACACCGCATCCGCTGCCTCATCGCCCGACGGGGTCGCACCGGCATCGAAACGCAAGCCGTGGTGGGTTTCGGCGGCTCCACCGCGACCGCCGGTCAAGACCATCGCCATCGCCCTGTTCGCCGCGGCCGTCGGACTGCTGGTGCTGGCCGCGTTGACCGTGGGTACAGGGATTCCGTGGCTGATCCCCCCCATGGCGGCGAGTATGGCCCTTGTCGTCGGCGCGCCAAAACTGCCGCTTTCTCAGCCCCGAAATGTGATTGGCGGTCAGATGGTCTCGGCTGCCGTGGGTGCGGTGGTCGGACTGATGGGGCACTCGTTGTGGCTGGGCGCCCTTGCCGGTGCACTGGCACTGGCGGCAATGCTGCTGTGCCGCGTGCCGCATTCACCGGCGGCGGCGACCGCGGTCATCGGGACGATGTCGGCGACCGTGCCGGGCTGGGAGTTCGTGCTGTTGGCCGGCGCGGCAGCCCTGGTGCTCGTGCTGGCAGGGGTGCTCGGTAATCGGTTCAACGGTGCCCGCGACTATCCGATCTATGTGTGGTGA
- a CDS encoding cytochrome d ubiquinol oxidase subunit II yields the protein MTLATVVAMAMFLGVILYALLGGADFGSGFYDLTAGNARSGAKIRTLVDHSIGPVWEANHVWLVYILVIWWTGFPETFAAATTTLFIPLALALAGIVLRGASFAFRKYSATLSQARLFGAIFAGSSLIAPFFLGTVAGAIASGRVPADGYGDRITSWLNPTSLVGGCLAVATCVFLAGVFLTADAARAGDTDLADNLRLRTLVVGILTGAIVFAGLYPVAHDAPTLAAGLRTHALPLLGAALLAGVAAVVLVFRRRYAIARIPAAAAVGSVITGWGVGQYPWLLVDEVTINDAAGADATLAGLLIVVALAAVIVLPALGYLLWLTQTDEWSRT from the coding sequence ATGACCCTGGCCACGGTCGTCGCGATGGCCATGTTCCTGGGCGTGATCCTCTACGCGCTGCTGGGCGGGGCCGACTTCGGCTCCGGGTTCTACGACCTCACCGCAGGCAACGCACGCAGCGGCGCAAAGATCCGCACTCTCGTCGACCACAGCATCGGACCGGTGTGGGAAGCCAACCACGTCTGGCTGGTCTACATACTGGTCATCTGGTGGACCGGCTTCCCTGAGACGTTCGCCGCCGCCACCACCACCTTGTTCATCCCCCTGGCCCTTGCACTGGCCGGAATTGTGCTCCGGGGCGCCAGCTTTGCGTTCCGTAAGTACTCGGCCACCCTGTCGCAGGCCCGACTCTTCGGGGCAATCTTCGCCGGATCGTCGCTGATCGCACCGTTCTTCCTCGGCACCGTCGCAGGAGCGATCGCCTCAGGCCGCGTCCCCGCCGACGGCTACGGCGACCGAATAACCTCCTGGCTCAACCCGACCTCCCTGGTGGGCGGCTGCCTGGCCGTGGCCACCTGCGTGTTCCTCGCCGGGGTGTTCCTGACCGCCGACGCCGCCCGCGCCGGCGACACCGACCTGGCCGACAACCTGCGACTGCGCACCCTCGTCGTCGGAATCCTCACCGGTGCGATCGTCTTCGCCGGGCTCTACCCCGTCGCCCACGACGCACCAACCCTTGCCGCCGGGCTGCGCACCCACGCCCTCCCGCTGCTGGGTGCGGCGCTACTGGCCGGGGTGGCCGCCGTCGTGCTGGTGTTCCGGCGCCGCTACGCAATCGCCCGCATCCCCGCTGCCGCGGCGGTCGGGTCGGTGATCACCGGATGGGGCGTCGGGCAATACCCCTGGCTGCTCGTCGATGAAGTCACCATCAACGACGCCGCCGGCGCCGACGCCACACTCGCAGGACTGCTGATCGTCGTCGCCCTCGCAGCCGTGATCGTCCTCCCCGCGCTCGGATATCTGCTCTGGCTCACCCAAACCGACGAATGGTCGCGCACCTGA
- a CDS encoding Fic family protein → MASAGESTALTYETLTWDAPVEAGYGLADLRAAQRQAGEYEAAIPASIAELAVSLPAAVLADADEASNEITRFDAELGDEIAPFAAVLLRSESAASSNIENLTASARAIAEAEALGDTSRRNAALIVSNTEAMKAAVALADRLDDKAILAMHAALMHHSDPVSAGNWRTEQVWIGGGNFGPRGADYIAPHHTRVPGAIEDLLAFTRRADVPSLPQIAVAHAQFETIHPFTDGNGRTGRALIQAMLRQKRLTRQITVPVSAGLLTDTDAYFGALGSYRDGDPAPMVERLSEASLLAVANGRRLVTDLRSIREEWDTRIGARRDSAVHRVADLLIQHPVFNAQLLQRELGITTGNARRYVDPLTAAGIIAEFTDRARNRAWRAPEVLSALDAFAARAGRRSRSC, encoded by the coding sequence GTGGCATCAGCTGGGGAGAGCACCGCGCTCACGTACGAGACGCTGACGTGGGACGCGCCCGTCGAAGCCGGTTACGGACTTGCGGACCTGCGGGCGGCGCAGCGACAAGCCGGAGAGTACGAGGCCGCGATCCCGGCTTCCATCGCCGAACTCGCGGTGTCGCTTCCTGCGGCGGTCCTGGCCGACGCTGACGAAGCGAGCAATGAGATCACACGTTTCGACGCTGAGCTCGGCGACGAGATCGCGCCCTTCGCCGCCGTCTTGCTGCGATCGGAGTCCGCGGCGAGTTCGAACATCGAGAACTTGACCGCCTCCGCGCGCGCGATCGCTGAAGCCGAAGCCCTCGGCGACACCAGCCGGCGCAATGCCGCCCTGATCGTGAGCAACACCGAAGCCATGAAGGCTGCAGTCGCGCTGGCCGACCGACTCGACGACAAAGCGATCCTGGCTATGCACGCCGCCCTGATGCACCACAGCGACCCTGTCTCCGCCGGAAACTGGCGCACTGAGCAGGTTTGGATCGGCGGTGGAAATTTCGGCCCCCGCGGCGCCGACTACATCGCACCTCATCACACCCGCGTCCCCGGCGCGATCGAGGATCTCCTCGCCTTCACCCGTCGCGCCGATGTGCCCAGCCTCCCCCAGATCGCCGTCGCCCACGCACAGTTCGAGACCATCCATCCCTTCACCGACGGCAACGGCCGGACCGGCCGCGCACTTATCCAAGCGATGCTGCGCCAAAAGCGACTCACTCGCCAGATCACCGTCCCCGTCTCGGCCGGGCTCCTCACCGACACCGATGCCTACTTCGGCGCCCTCGGCTCCTATCGCGACGGTGATCCCGCACCCATGGTCGAGCGGCTCTCCGAAGCGTCGCTGCTCGCGGTCGCGAACGGACGCCGATTGGTCACCGACCTCAGATCAATTCGCGAAGAGTGGGATACAAGGATCGGTGCCCGGCGAGACTCAGCTGTTCATCGCGTCGCCGACCTGCTCATCCAGCACCCGGTCTTCAACGCGCAACTTCTTCAGCGTGAACTTGGCATAACGACCGGGAACGCTCGCCGATATGTCGACCCGTTGACCGCCGCCGGAATAATCGCCGAGTTCACCGACCGCGCCCGCAATAGAGCATGGCGCGCACCAGAAGTCCTCAGCGCGCTCGACGCGTTCGCCGCGCGAGCCGGGCGACGCAGCCGGTCCTGTTAG
- a CDS encoding IS3 family transposase (programmed frameshift), with translation MAKKYQKFSPEFREEVVKLVVEGQQPIAKVAREHGLSETTVGNWVRKYREERAGDEPPLQLSERARLRELERENREMAMELAFLKKSGSVLREGAAVSEKYALIAAEHAAAHVAEAPTVAQMTRWLGVSKSGYYEWAARPPSTAEKRREELKIKIATLFDSFDGAYGYRRIHAELVRAGEHVGEELVRKLMRELNLVAVQPKPYKRTTIPGKPEQAVADLVARDFTADKPGVKCVGDITYIKTWEGWLYVATVIDCFNKEVIGYAMAEHMRTELVTDALDMAARNHQLEQDCIMHSDRGTQYMSAEYSATLKEFGLRQSVGRTGVCWDNALAESFFASLKNERVHHMVYPTRKAAKEDIARYIELFYNRRRIHSALGYRTPHEVRIEYMNSQLAA, from the exons TTGGCGAAGAAATACCAGAAATTCTCTCCAGAGTTTCGTGAGGAAGTCGTCAAACTCGTGGTGGAGGGGCAACAGCCTATCGCTAAGGTCGCTCGTGAACATGGGCTGAGTGAGACGACTGTCGGCAATTGGGTGCGCAAATACCGAGAGGAGCGCGCCGGGGACGAGCCGCCGCTGCAATTGTCAGAACGCGCGCGGCTACGCGAGTTGGAACGAGAGAACCGGGAAATGGCGATGGAACTCGCCTTCCTGA AAAAAAGCGGCAGCGTACTTCGCGAGGGAGCAGCGGTGAGCGAGAAATACGCGCTCATCGCCGCGGAGCACGCCGCCGCGCACGTCGCCGAGGCTCCCACCGTCGCCCAGATGACCCGCTGGCTGGGCGTGTCCAAGAGCGGCTATTACGAGTGGGCCGCGCGCCCGCCTAGTACGGCCGAGAAGCGCCGGGAGGAACTCAAGATCAAGATCGCCACGTTGTTCGACTCATTCGACGGCGCCTATGGGTATCGGCGCATCCACGCCGAGTTGGTCCGCGCCGGCGAACACGTCGGGGAAGAGTTGGTGCGAAAGCTGATGCGTGAGCTGAACCTTGTTGCGGTGCAACCGAAACCGTACAAACGCACCACAATCCCGGGTAAGCCCGAGCAGGCGGTGGCCGACCTGGTGGCCCGCGATTTCACCGCCGATAAGCCGGGGGTTAAGTGCGTCGGCGACATCACCTACATCAAGACGTGGGAAGGCTGGCTGTATGTGGCGACAGTCATCGACTGCTTCAACAAAGAGGTGATCGGCTATGCCATGGCCGAGCACATGCGCACTGAGCTGGTCACCGACGCGCTGGATATGGCGGCCCGCAACCACCAGCTGGAGCAAGATTGCATTATGCATTCCGATCGCGGCACCCAATATATGTCTGCCGAGTATTCCGCCACGCTTAAGGAGTTCGGGCTGCGGCAATCGGTGGGCCGCACCGGGGTATGTTGGGATAATGCGCTCGCGGAATCGTTTTTCGCGAGTTTGAAGAATGAGCGGGTCCACCACATGGTGTACCCGACCCGGAAGGCGGCGAAGGAAGATATTGCACGCTACATCGAATTGTTCTACAATCGACGCAGAATTCATTCCGCACTCGGCTATCGGACACCGCACGAGGTCCGCATCGAGTACATGAATTCACAGCTCGCAGCGTAA
- a CDS encoding L,D-transpeptidase: protein MVINRRSLLVWTVCAVVASVAVASFGWWVLSRPAPAAPAAAPPSPAPARVTIEPGAHATGVDPLGVVRISATDGTLTDVRMTNDGGQSVPGVLTPDAQVWKPSVPLGYGRTYTLAVSSQGVGGVPANHTSVFTTLTPSKQTKVALTTTSGATLTDGSTFGVGTVVVAHFDEPITDRAAAQRRLTVTTRPSVEGSWYWMDDQNAHWRPEHYYTPGTTVTVSANVYGADLGGGLYGQEDTTASFTVGDSHVSIADDTTKTISVYDNGQLVRTIPTSMGMGGTETVGGQTLSFWTQTGTYTVMDKANPVIMDSSTYGLPINSRLGYKETIPYAVRLSNDGIYVHQLESTVWAQGNTNVSHGCLNVNADNAQWFYDFSQPGDVFEVRNTGGQPLQVWQNGDWSVPWDKWLAGSALP from the coding sequence GTGGTCATCAATCGCCGGTCACTGCTCGTGTGGACCGTCTGCGCGGTCGTGGCTAGCGTGGCCGTCGCGTCGTTCGGGTGGTGGGTGCTGTCCCGGCCTGCCCCGGCGGCGCCGGCGGCCGCCCCGCCCTCGCCGGCTCCGGCACGAGTCACCATCGAACCGGGGGCGCACGCCACTGGCGTCGACCCCCTCGGCGTCGTGCGGATATCGGCGACCGACGGCACCCTCACCGATGTCCGCATGACCAACGACGGAGGGCAGTCCGTGCCCGGCGTCCTGACCCCTGACGCTCAGGTGTGGAAACCCAGCGTCCCACTCGGCTATGGCCGCACCTACACCCTCGCGGTGTCCAGCCAAGGTGTCGGCGGCGTGCCGGCGAACCACACCTCGGTGTTCACCACCTTGACGCCGAGCAAGCAAACCAAAGTGGCGCTGACCACCACGTCAGGGGCAACGCTGACGGACGGCAGCACCTTCGGGGTTGGGACCGTGGTCGTCGCCCACTTCGACGAGCCCATCACCGACCGCGCCGCGGCCCAACGCCGACTCACCGTCACCACCCGACCCTCGGTCGAGGGATCCTGGTACTGGATGGACGACCAGAACGCACACTGGCGACCCGAGCACTACTACACCCCCGGAACCACGGTCACCGTGTCAGCCAACGTCTACGGCGCCGACCTCGGCGGCGGACTCTACGGCCAAGAAGACACCACCGCGTCGTTCACCGTCGGCGACTCGCATGTCTCCATCGCCGACGACACCACCAAAACCATCAGCGTCTACGACAACGGGCAACTCGTGCGCACCATCCCCACCTCGATGGGTATGGGCGGCACGGAAACCGTTGGTGGGCAAACGCTGTCGTTTTGGACCCAGACCGGCACCTACACCGTCATGGACAAGGCCAACCCCGTCATCATGGACTCCTCCACCTACGGCCTGCCCATCAACTCGCGCCTCGGATACAAGGAAACCATCCCCTATGCGGTGCGATTGAGCAACGACGGAATCTATGTCCACCAGCTCGAGAGCACCGTATGGGCCCAAGGCAACACCAACGTCTCCCACGGCTGCCTCAACGTCAACGCCGACAACGCGCAGTGGTTCTACGACTTCTCCCAACCCGGAGATGTCTTCGAGGTTCGCAACACCGGCGGCCAACCCCTGCAGGTCTGGCAAAACGGCGACTGGAGCGTGCCCTGGGACAAGTGGCTCGCCGGCAGCGCACTGCCATGA
- a CDS encoding peroxiredoxin translates to MSLRLGDVAPDFTADTTAGRISFHEWLGDSWGMLFSHPGDFTPVCTTELGAVARLKGEFDRRNVKLLGLSVDPVESHLAWEGDVGETQGCAVNFPIVADADRKVSELYDMIHPNASAASTVRSVFVIAPDKTVQLILTYPMSTGRNFAEILRAIDSLQLTAAYPVATPADWQPGQDVIIGLGVSDDEAAARFPGYRAVKPYLRLTEQPSPANVGAEAH, encoded by the coding sequence ATGAGTCTGCGACTGGGCGATGTCGCCCCTGACTTCACCGCTGACACCACCGCCGGCCGAATTTCGTTTCATGAGTGGCTGGGCGACTCCTGGGGGATGCTGTTCTCGCACCCCGGCGACTTCACCCCTGTGTGCACCACCGAGTTGGGCGCGGTCGCTCGGCTGAAGGGAGAGTTCGACAGGCGCAATGTCAAGCTGCTGGGGCTGTCGGTGGACCCGGTGGAGTCCCATTTGGCGTGGGAAGGCGATGTCGGCGAAACGCAGGGCTGTGCGGTGAATTTCCCGATCGTCGCCGACGCCGATCGCAAGGTGTCCGAGCTCTACGACATGATCCACCCAAATGCAAGTGCAGCATCCACGGTCCGCTCGGTGTTCGTGATCGCACCCGACAAGACGGTGCAGCTGATCCTGACCTATCCGATGTCGACAGGACGCAATTTCGCCGAGATCTTGCGGGCGATTGACAGCCTGCAACTAACCGCGGCATACCCCGTCGCGACGCCCGCAGACTGGCAGCCCGGTCAAGACGTCATCATCGGACTGGGTGTCTCTGACGACGAGGCGGCGGCCCGCTTTCCCGGCTATCGCGCGGTCAAGCCCTACCTGCGCCTGACCGAGCAACCCAGCCCGGCCAATGTTGGTGCCGAGGCCCATTGA
- a CDS encoding LppA family lipoprotein, protein MTDRHHNRARTRIAAFALAISVTLIGGCTMFDKAKDTIDDLNGPYQPEPLSDEQKIQLIDSMRDKGSFEDARQRLNDTSRVIGERVVAAIPGQTWRFTDDPNVRRVKEQGLSCDKLTGDIALRPLSYTVEFGRTFTAQEFPVAADIVRQEAAQYGATGDSSLFDEPSKRDFNLQGNGYEFDLGQINNATLNIKGDCFLRQRVLDLPPGELPPKPPILPTTPTPTP, encoded by the coding sequence ATGACCGATCGACACCACAACCGCGCGCGGACACGCATAGCTGCATTCGCGCTAGCCATTTCAGTGACTCTGATAGGTGGCTGCACCATGTTCGACAAAGCGAAAGATACGATCGACGACTTGAATGGCCCTTATCAACCAGAGCCACTCAGCGACGAGCAAAAGATCCAGCTGATCGACAGTATGCGCGACAAGGGATCTTTCGAAGACGCCCGCCAACGGCTCAACGACACCTCCCGCGTGATCGGCGAACGCGTTGTCGCAGCTATCCCGGGCCAAACGTGGAGGTTCACGGACGACCCGAACGTGCGAAGAGTCAAGGAGCAAGGGTTATCGTGCGACAAGCTCACCGGTGATATCGCGCTGCGCCCCCTGTCCTATACCGTTGAGTTCGGCAGAACGTTTACCGCACAAGAGTTTCCAGTCGCCGCCGATATCGTGCGACAAGAAGCCGCCCAGTATGGGGCCACCGGCGACTCATCACTGTTCGACGAGCCGTCCAAGCGTGACTTCAATCTGCAGGGCAACGGATATGAATTCGACCTCGGCCAGATCAACAACGCCACGCTCAATATCAAGGGAGATTGTTTCCTTCGACAGAGAGTGCTGGACCTGCCACCCGGCGAGCTTCCCCCGAAGCCACCCATTCTGCCGACGACACCCACGCCGACACCGTGA
- a CDS encoding cytochrome ubiquinol oxidase subunit I, with protein MYLTEAVLLLAASGEPPGLLPARQQMAVSLGWHIVLASFGVAFPTIIFVVHRRGLVRDDAVALGLARRWAKVSAVLFAIGAVSGTVLSFEMGLLWPGLMGRFGDVLGLPFAFEGLSFFVEAIFLGIYLYGWDRMPPRRHLMMLIPMGIAGIVGTFCVISVNAWMNHPAGFSIRNGDVVDINPWAAMFNEGVWLQFLHMWVAAFMVVGLTVSGVYAVGMLRGRIDHHHKLGFTVPFAFASVAAVAQPFIGHVLGMLIHDAQPAKLAAFELAQTTEGPAPLRLGGVLIDGEVRWALTIPRLGSIIARNSWDAPVPGLEDIPESEWPPVNITHLAFQSMVGIGTLLAGVALVYWLARWRGHDLLGNRWFLRWSAITGPLAIVAVESGWIATEVGRQPWTVWQVLTTVDAASESSGLWWSYIAVLVGYTAMTVGAVVVLRSMAKRWRAGDTDLPSPYGPPRAETVP; from the coding sequence ATGTACCTGACCGAGGCCGTGCTGCTGCTCGCCGCCAGCGGGGAGCCCCCGGGTCTGTTGCCGGCCCGTCAGCAGATGGCCGTCTCGCTGGGCTGGCATATCGTGTTGGCGAGCTTCGGGGTGGCGTTCCCGACCATCATCTTTGTCGTCCACCGCCGCGGCCTCGTCCGCGATGACGCGGTGGCGCTGGGACTGGCGCGGCGCTGGGCCAAGGTATCGGCAGTGCTGTTCGCCATCGGGGCGGTGTCCGGGACGGTACTCAGCTTCGAGATGGGGCTGCTGTGGCCGGGCCTGATGGGCCGCTTCGGGGACGTACTGGGCTTACCGTTCGCGTTCGAAGGGCTGTCGTTCTTCGTTGAGGCAATCTTTTTGGGCATCTACCTCTACGGCTGGGACCGTATGCCACCGCGGCGGCACCTGATGATGCTCATCCCGATGGGCATCGCCGGCATCGTCGGCACCTTCTGCGTCATCTCCGTCAACGCCTGGATGAACCATCCCGCCGGATTCAGTATCCGCAACGGCGACGTCGTCGACATCAACCCCTGGGCGGCAATGTTCAACGAGGGCGTCTGGCTGCAATTCCTCCACATGTGGGTCGCGGCGTTCATGGTGGTCGGGCTGACTGTCTCGGGGGTGTACGCCGTCGGAATGCTGCGCGGCCGCATCGACCATCACCACAAGCTCGGCTTCACTGTGCCATTCGCGTTCGCCTCGGTCGCCGCAGTCGCCCAACCGTTCATCGGGCACGTGTTGGGCATGCTGATCCACGACGCCCAACCGGCCAAACTCGCCGCTTTCGAACTGGCCCAGACCACCGAGGGTCCTGCCCCGCTGCGCTTGGGCGGTGTGCTCATCGACGGTGAGGTGCGCTGGGCGCTGACCATCCCGAGGCTCGGATCGATCATCGCGCGCAACTCGTGGGACGCCCCCGTGCCCGGACTGGAAGACATTCCTGAATCGGAGTGGCCGCCGGTCAACATCACGCACCTGGCGTTTCAGTCGATGGTCGGGATCGGCACCCTGCTGGCCGGGGTGGCGTTGGTGTACTGGCTGGCGCGCTGGCGCGGACACGATCTTCTCGGCAATCGATGGTTCCTTCGCTGGTCGGCCATCACCGGGCCACTGGCCATCGTGGCCGTGGAATCCGGATGGATCGCTACCGAGGTGGGGCGCCAACCATGGACGGTATGGCAGGTCCTGACGACCGTCGACGCCGCCAGCGAAAGCAGTGGACTGTGGTGGAGCTACATCGCGGTTCTCGTCGGCTACACCGCGATGACTGTTGGGGCGGTCGTGGTGCTCCGCTCGATGGCCAAACGGTGGCGTGCCGGCGACACCGATCTGCCCAGCCCCTACGGACCGCCACGCGCGGAGACAGTGCCATGA
- a CDS encoding MBL fold metallo-hydrolase → MDVTIIETSGLGDRSYLVSADGVAAVIDPQRDIDRVLGVAAEHGVRITHVLETHIHNDYVTGGLGLARTVQAQYVVAAGDDVAFDRRAVTDGDLIDVGPFRFQVVHTPGHTHHHVSYVLQDATGTAVGVFSGGSMLHGTTGRTDLVGPQYTEELTHAQFHSVRRLAAELADDVEVYPTHGFGSFCSASPASGNSSTIADQRTTNPALTTDEQHYVDDLIAGLHAYPAYYAHMGVINAAGPTAADLSLPEPVDAAELRRRIDAGEWVVDLRSRTAFAAGHLAGTKGFELSTQFVTYLGWLYAWGAPLTLVGDDTDQILEARRELSRIGVDNITGSAAGDLRAYADGAALDSYRVADFADLAEAIHDGDLTVLDVRQRYEYDDSHIGKAVNIPLHELLSRLDEVPAGQVWVHCGSGYRASIAASLIDSPERTVVLIDDQFDNAAKRHLTD, encoded by the coding sequence ATGGACGTCACCATCATCGAAACCTCAGGTCTGGGTGATCGGAGTTATCTGGTCAGCGCCGACGGTGTGGCCGCCGTCATCGACCCGCAACGCGACATCGACCGGGTGCTCGGCGTGGCCGCCGAGCACGGGGTGCGGATCACCCACGTGCTGGAAACCCACATCCACAACGACTACGTGACCGGCGGCCTGGGACTGGCGCGCACAGTACAGGCGCAGTACGTCGTCGCCGCCGGCGACGACGTTGCCTTCGACCGTCGCGCCGTGACCGACGGCGACCTCATCGACGTCGGACCGTTCCGCTTCCAGGTGGTGCACACCCCTGGTCACACCCACCACCACGTCAGCTACGTGTTGCAGGACGCGACGGGCACCGCGGTCGGCGTGTTCTCCGGTGGATCGATGCTGCACGGCACCACCGGCCGCACCGATCTGGTCGGCCCCCAATACACCGAAGAGCTGACCCACGCCCAGTTTCACTCCGTGCGGCGACTCGCGGCAGAACTGGCCGACGACGTCGAGGTCTACCCCACCCACGGCTTCGGCAGCTTCTGCTCGGCTAGCCCGGCCAGCGGGAATTCTTCGACCATCGCCGATCAGCGAACCACGAACCCCGCGCTGACCACTGACGAACAGCACTACGTCGACGATCTGATCGCCGGTCTGCACGCCTACCCCGCCTACTACGCGCACATGGGGGTGATCAACGCCGCCGGACCCACCGCCGCCGATCTGTCGCTGCCCGAACCGGTCGACGCCGCCGAATTACGTCGCCGCATCGACGCCGGCGAGTGGGTTGTCGATCTCCGCAGCCGAACGGCGTTCGCCGCCGGACATCTGGCCGGCACCAAGGGTTTCGAACTGTCCACCCAGTTCGTCACCTACCTCGGCTGGCTCTACGCCTGGGGCGCCCCGCTGACACTCGTCGGTGACGACACCGACCAGATCCTGGAAGCGCGTCGGGAACTGTCGCGCATCGGCGTCGACAACATCACTGGTTCGGCCGCCGGGGACCTCCGCGCCTACGCCGACGGGGCCGCACTGGACAGTTACCGCGTCGCCGACTTCGCCGACCTCGCCGAAGCGATCCACGACGGCGACCTCACGGTGCTCGATGTGCGTCAACGCTACGAGTACGACGACAGCCACATCGGCAAGGCCGTCAACATTCCCCTGCACGAACTGCTCTCCCGCCTCGATGAGGTCCCGGCGGGACAGGTCTGGGTGCACTGCGGATCGGGATACCGCGCCTCCATCGCAGCCTCGCTCATCGACTCACCGGAGCGCACCGTGGTGCTCATCGACGACCAATTCGACAACGCCGCCAAGCGTCACCTGACCGACTAG
- a CDS encoding GntR family transcriptional regulator, whose protein sequence is MESSLSVVTTTTPSADSGMLRVSLPDQIKDLLLGRIVDGSYPPGRRLVETAIARQLGVSQGPVREALRQLAGMGLVQFEANRGCRVKQVDQREIDEVSEVRASLEETAARLAAARRPDPTPLTAEVVGMAAAAATENRQAYVRHAMRFHRLIVVASGNRVLLSTWDSLAIEGRTAQLVLMPGFDMVGGVEEHRHILDAVAAADPAAAAQLSREHEEAFIRDHPAAPEP, encoded by the coding sequence GTGGAATCTTCCCTGAGTGTTGTGACAACGACCACGCCGTCCGCTGACTCGGGGATGCTTCGCGTCTCGCTGCCCGATCAGATCAAGGACCTGTTGCTGGGGCGCATCGTGGACGGCTCTTATCCGCCTGGACGTCGTTTGGTCGAGACGGCCATCGCCCGCCAGCTCGGCGTCAGCCAGGGTCCCGTCCGTGAGGCGCTGCGCCAGCTTGCCGGGATGGGCCTGGTCCAGTTCGAAGCCAACCGGGGTTGCCGCGTCAAACAAGTCGACCAGCGAGAGATCGACGAAGTGTCGGAGGTCCGGGCGAGCCTGGAGGAAACCGCCGCGCGACTGGCCGCCGCCCGCCGCCCCGATCCCACTCCGCTTACCGCCGAGGTGGTCGGTATGGCGGCCGCGGCAGCAACTGAGAACCGCCAGGCCTACGTCCGTCATGCGATGCGCTTCCACCGGCTGATCGTGGTGGCTTCCGGCAATCGGGTACTGCTATCGACCTGGGACTCCCTGGCCATCGAAGGCCGCACCGCCCAACTTGTCCTCATGCCCGGGTTCGACATGGTCGGCGGCGTCGAGGAACACCGCCACATTCTCGACGCCGTCGCGGCCGCCGACCCTGCGGCCGCCGCCCAGCTCTCCCGTGAGCACGAAGAGGCGTTCATCCGAGATCACCCCGCAGCCCCTGAGCCCTGA
- a CDS encoding CGNR zinc finger domain-containing protein, with product MRTQYIEHGILVRPLETAATNFLSSRFYDGRRINDLLGTTNSAHSWMTTLHRAIQFPRTPFTPHERQLATLRTLRGAVEATYRACVDGDATAVADHLSRVLDHADIHIGMAHAASGIAATWSTTPEDPYSELIAQIAVTAALSVTDQAATQLRKCQAPRCVLYYTQHNSRQHWCSDVCGNRVRVARASKSR from the coding sequence GTGCGCACCCAATACATCGAGCACGGAATCTTGGTGCGCCCCCTTGAAACAGCGGCCACCAACTTCCTCAGCAGCCGCTTCTACGATGGCCGAAGGATTAACGACCTCCTCGGCACCACCAACAGCGCACATTCCTGGATGACGACACTGCACCGCGCGATCCAGTTCCCCCGGACGCCATTCACACCCCACGAACGACAACTGGCGACGCTGCGCACCCTTCGTGGCGCGGTCGAGGCCACCTACCGTGCCTGCGTCGACGGTGACGCGACCGCTGTGGCCGACCACCTCAGCCGGGTACTCGACCACGCCGACATCCACATTGGAATGGCACACGCAGCCAGCGGGATCGCCGCGACCTGGTCGACGACACCCGAAGATCCCTACAGCGAACTCATCGCGCAGATCGCCGTGACCGCCGCGCTCTCGGTCACCGACCAAGCAGCCACTCAACTGCGCAAATGCCAAGCACCCCGATGCGTCCTCTACTACACGCAGCACAACTCCCGCCAACACTGGTGCAGCGACGTCTGCGGCAACCGGGTCCGCGTCGCGCGAGCCAGCAAATCCAGGTAG